Proteins encoded within one genomic window of Lysinibacillus sphaericus:
- a CDS encoding histidine--tRNA ligase: protein MDYQNVRGTQDYLPEQERIRRKIRRTLEDTFITYGCKPLETPILNYTNLMASKYAGGAEILQEMYVLSDRGERELALRYDLTIPFAKVIAMNPTLPMPFKRYEIGKVFRDGPIKAGRFREFTQCDVDIVGVDSQAAEAELMMMALDAFEKLEQDVVIQYNNRKLLVGLLGVFGVDADVRSRVILILDKIEKVGNDAVLAELTELGLQLAVVKQIAYFLQDDRKNTLAYFGQYDEPLIQEGVAEMEELEHYLNKLGITKNCLFNPLLARGLEIYTGTIYEMFVRDGRITSSIGSGGRYDNAIGGLLGGTEKFATVGISFGLDVIFTAMMLDEQKNQETLIDIYIIPIHTTVESLVLAKALRKDYRVEVELSGKKLRKAMDKANRENIPFVIVLGQEEVTQNHYMLKNMQTGETVTKTFIFNA from the coding sequence ATGGATTATCAAAATGTTAGAGGAACGCAAGATTATTTACCAGAGCAAGAACGTATTCGTCGTAAAATCCGGCGTACGTTAGAAGATACTTTTATCACCTATGGGTGTAAACCACTCGAAACACCGATTTTAAACTATACAAACTTAATGGCATCTAAATACGCAGGAGGTGCTGAAATTTTACAAGAGATGTATGTGCTATCGGATCGAGGAGAACGTGAACTAGCATTACGTTATGATTTAACGATTCCATTCGCAAAGGTCATTGCAATGAACCCTACATTACCGATGCCATTTAAACGTTATGAAATTGGCAAAGTGTTCCGAGATGGCCCGATTAAAGCGGGGAGATTTCGCGAGTTTACACAATGTGATGTAGATATTGTTGGAGTTGATTCACAAGCAGCTGAGGCGGAATTGATGATGATGGCATTAGATGCTTTTGAAAAGCTAGAGCAAGATGTTGTCATTCAATATAACAATCGTAAGCTATTAGTTGGCTTACTTGGTGTTTTTGGTGTAGATGCTGATGTGCGAAGTCGAGTAATTTTAATACTCGATAAAATTGAAAAAGTAGGTAATGATGCAGTTTTAGCAGAGTTAACAGAGCTAGGTTTGCAACTTGCTGTTGTAAAGCAAATCGCATATTTTTTACAAGACGATAGAAAAAATACACTAGCTTATTTCGGCCAATATGATGAGCCTCTGATTCAAGAAGGGGTAGCCGAAATGGAAGAATTAGAACACTATTTAAATAAGCTTGGTATTACAAAAAATTGTCTATTTAATCCTTTGCTTGCTCGTGGGCTAGAAATCTATACGGGAACTATTTATGAAATGTTCGTACGGGATGGTCGAATAACATCCAGTATAGGGAGCGGGGGTCGTTATGATAATGCGATTGGCGGGCTATTAGGGGGAACCGAAAAGTTCGCTACGGTCGGTATTTCATTTGGGTTAGATGTTATTTTTACAGCCATGATGTTAGATGAACAAAAAAATCAGGAGACATTAATTGATATTTATATCATTCCCATTCATACAACAGTAGAGTCTCTTGTATTAGCAAAAGCATTGCGGAAAGACTATCGCGTTGAAGTAGAGCTTAGTGGTAAAAAATTAAGAAAAGCGATGGATAAAGCAAATCGTGAAAACATTCCTTTTGTCATTGTGTTGGGACAAGAGGAAGTAACGCAAAATCACTATATGTTAAAAAATATGCAGACAGGGGAGACCGTTACTAAAACTTTTATTTTCAATGCATGA
- a CDS encoding MDR family MFS transporter, producing the protein MRKKVIMSLMLMTFLSAVEGTIISTAIPRITSDLSGVELVSWVYAIYMLATAVSTPIYGKLADLFGRKKVLLIGAAIFLIGSALCGVVTSMEQLIVFRALQGLGAGAIMPITMTIIGDLYSEVKDRAKAQGWISAVWGVSGVIGPLVGGFLVDSLSWRYIFFLNVPFGIIACLMIVIYYKESIRPAKHHIDYLGATVFSLSAIALLYALLTGSSKNNWGDMSIISLLIFAVVSFIIFLLIEKKSPEPLIPLALFSNRTLSTINILTLISGAMLISITMYLPIWSQGVLGKNATDAGLILMPLPVMWTVGTLFSSKLVGRFNTKQIILLGVSVLSVAAFSLFTLSTESPAFLIYVGVGLFGLGMGLVTPIYMVTIQTAVSNQTRGTAIGLNTFINTFSQTLGAAVFGAMFNTMIHAQGIQNLDLVSSGGHAGTSQEALASSVHFIYMGTFILALVTLLIVWFFLKPAPQLVSDK; encoded by the coding sequence ATGAGAAAAAAAGTTATTATGTCATTAATGTTAATGACATTCCTTTCTGCTGTAGAAGGAACAATTATTAGTACAGCAATCCCCCGTATTACAAGTGATTTGTCAGGTGTCGAACTTGTTAGTTGGGTGTATGCCATTTATATGCTTGCCACCGCCGTTTCGACCCCAATTTACGGGAAACTAGCAGATTTATTTGGTCGCAAAAAAGTATTACTTATAGGCGCTGCCATTTTTTTAATCGGTTCTGCGCTTTGCGGTGTTGTAACCTCAATGGAACAGCTTATCGTCTTTCGTGCCCTTCAAGGTCTTGGAGCCGGCGCCATTATGCCTATTACAATGACAATTATTGGTGACCTATATAGCGAAGTGAAAGACCGTGCAAAAGCGCAAGGATGGATTAGTGCCGTTTGGGGGGTCTCGGGTGTTATCGGACCATTAGTTGGCGGTTTTTTAGTTGACTCTCTTTCTTGGCGCTACATCTTTTTCTTAAACGTTCCTTTTGGCATTATCGCTTGCTTAATGATTGTCATTTATTACAAAGAATCTATTAGGCCTGCAAAACATCATATCGACTATCTTGGTGCAACAGTGTTCTCATTAAGTGCAATCGCTCTACTTTACGCATTATTAACAGGTAGCAGCAAAAACAACTGGGGAGACATGTCCATTATAAGTCTCCTAATCTTTGCCGTTGTGTCATTTATTATTTTCTTATTGATAGAGAAAAAATCACCGGAACCATTAATTCCGTTAGCCTTATTCTCTAACCGTACATTATCAACTATTAATATATTAACCCTTATCTCTGGTGCTATGCTTATCAGCATTACGATGTATCTTCCTATTTGGAGCCAAGGAGTGTTAGGGAAAAACGCAACAGATGCTGGGCTTATTTTAATGCCCCTACCTGTTATGTGGACAGTTGGTACATTATTCTCTAGTAAACTAGTAGGTCGCTTCAATACGAAACAAATCATTCTACTAGGGGTTAGCGTACTATCCGTTGCCGCCTTCTCATTATTTACATTATCGACAGAATCACCCGCTTTCCTTATTTATGTTGGGGTTGGATTATTCGGATTAGGCATGGGGCTTGTGACGCCAATTTACATGGTAACAATTCAAACAGCGGTTTCAAATCAAACACGCGGAACAGCCATTGGTTTAAATACATTTATTAATACATTTAGCCAAACGTTAGGAGCTGCAGTTTTCGGGGCGATGTTCAACACGATGATCCATGCACAAGGTATTCAAAACCTAGACCTTGTATCTTCTGGAGGACATGCTGGAACATCACAAGAGGCATTGGCTTCCAGTGTACATTTTATTTATATGGGTACTTTTATATTAGCACTTGTAACGTTACTAATTGTTTGGTTCTTTTTAAAGCCAGCCCCACAACTAGTGAGCGATAAATAA
- a CDS encoding TlpA family protein disulfide reductase, with the protein MLQSKFKKIFQSKTGQPENQKIVQVPYEPGDVIEGDLFNNSSTTTSLLCFISLSCLDCIDLLPQLQEVTDQFNGNFSLFVEASNEEIEEIKSHFKFEFPLYSLKREDLPLKYRVFTTPYAYLIDTSKRVVKGQNVYNSSDLLELGRAKAFSND; encoded by the coding sequence ATGTTACAGTCTAAATTCAAAAAAATATTTCAGTCCAAAACAGGACAGCCTGAAAATCAAAAGATTGTACAAGTACCGTATGAACCAGGTGATGTTATTGAAGGAGACCTTTTTAACAATTCAAGTACAACCACTTCTTTATTATGTTTCATTTCGCTTAGTTGTTTAGATTGCATAGATTTGTTACCCCAGCTACAAGAGGTAACAGATCAATTTAACGGTAACTTTTCTCTTTTTGTAGAGGCTTCAAACGAAGAAATAGAAGAAATAAAAAGTCACTTCAAATTCGAATTCCCATTGTATAGCCTAAAACGTGAAGATTTACCTTTAAAATACCGGGTTTTCACAACACCGTATGCATATCTAATTGACACTAGTAAACGTGTAGTTAAGGGTCAAAATGTATACAATAGTAGCGATTTATTAGAATTAGGTCGAGCGAAGGCATTTTCTAATGATTAA
- a CDS encoding GNAT family N-acetyltransferase — MEIRILSKSDAQVYQEVRLSALRNNPEAFGSTYEREVYVSLQEVAERIEATAEKFVLGAFHNNGSLVGIVTFVREDSPKMSHKGNVFGMYVAPEGRGGGLGKLLMSELIKRAKCCEGLEQINLTVVSDNSSAQKLYKSLGFEVYGLERNALQFNGHYYDEELMVLYF; from the coding sequence ATGGAGATTCGTATTTTAAGTAAATCAGATGCACAAGTATATCAAGAAGTGCGTTTAAGTGCATTAAGAAATAATCCGGAAGCATTTGGTTCCACATATGAGCGTGAAGTATACGTTTCGTTACAAGAAGTTGCAGAGCGAATAGAAGCAACAGCGGAAAAGTTTGTGCTCGGTGCTTTTCATAACAATGGTTCGTTGGTAGGCATTGTAACTTTTGTGCGTGAAGACAGTCCAAAAATGAGTCATAAAGGGAATGTTTTTGGTATGTATGTTGCACCTGAAGGAAGAGGGGGTGGATTAGGGAAATTACTGATGAGCGAACTAATAAAGAGGGCGAAATGTTGTGAAGGTTTGGAGCAAATAAACTTAACAGTTGTTTCCGATAATAGTTCAGCCCAAAAGTTATATAAGTCATTAGGCTTTGAGGTTTACGGCTTAGAACGCAATGCCCTTCAATTTAATGGGCACTATTATGACGAGGAATTGATGGTGTTATATTTCTAA
- a CDS encoding sensor histidine kinase: protein MSYDSFDITNTIFNWLMQVCTAYFFYRFCRIFIQHSYLLIIAMGYFIAVIVLEWLIGDISNFGVYLFASLTAFLLLLPIKNSSIYLKFFIVITYFSIRWMAPTIVIILYRPISDLSFYLVEKWIIPHLFDVTIGYFGYSIWLMFLLLVFYTMGLWCVIHFYEKYIRMHPRTFVNREILLLILPPLIGMSSYFMMNQYHQVIDEQIGLGVIDPFLKYWGIHNCIIIAAMFGVLILVQRLDLQRAQQQKQLVLVNQTHQLQAHLQSIDNLYKDMQRLKHDVKNHSATVERLIETKQLTEASVYLNSMQQQMDSKVTSSITGHAIVDILIQEKIKKAHAQAVVIESTFSYPSYVHCDVYDFCIILHNAIDNALTATKNLPNALISIQSTQHKCTYILTMTNPLPTFVNEQGCGTGLGLQIIQDIANKYNGAMQINTNHQMFELHIMLHFQAQS from the coding sequence ATGAGTTATGATAGCTTTGACATAACGAACACAATTTTCAATTGGTTAATGCAAGTTTGTACAGCTTATTTTTTCTATCGTTTTTGTCGTATTTTTATTCAGCATTCGTATTTATTGATTATCGCAATGGGCTATTTTATTGCGGTTATAGTACTAGAATGGTTGATAGGTGATATATCAAATTTTGGTGTCTATTTATTTGCGTCATTAACAGCCTTTTTACTATTACTACCAATAAAAAATAGTTCTATCTATTTAAAATTTTTTATTGTCATTACTTATTTTTCAATACGTTGGATGGCGCCAACAATTGTTATTATTTTATATCGCCCAATTAGTGATCTATCGTTTTACCTAGTAGAAAAATGGATTATTCCTCATCTATTTGATGTAACAATTGGTTACTTCGGCTATTCAATTTGGTTAATGTTTCTGCTCCTTGTTTTCTATACAATGGGCTTATGGTGTGTCATCCATTTTTACGAAAAATATATACGCATGCACCCACGAACGTTTGTAAATCGGGAAATTTTACTCCTTATTTTACCGCCGCTTATTGGGATGTCGAGCTATTTTATGATGAATCAATATCACCAAGTCATTGACGAACAGATTGGTCTAGGCGTTATAGATCCGTTTTTAAAATATTGGGGGATTCATAATTGCATTATCATTGCAGCAATGTTTGGAGTGCTTATTTTAGTGCAAAGACTTGATTTACAACGTGCACAGCAGCAAAAGCAGCTAGTCCTTGTCAATCAAACCCATCAGCTACAAGCGCATCTTCAAAGTATTGATAATCTATACAAAGACATGCAACGGTTAAAGCATGATGTGAAAAATCACTCTGCTACGGTTGAGAGGCTTATTGAAACGAAACAATTAACAGAAGCTAGCGTGTATTTAAACAGCATGCAACAGCAAATGGATTCAAAAGTGACCTCTTCTATTACAGGACATGCGATTGTTGACATTTTAATTCAAGAAAAAATAAAAAAGGCGCATGCACAAGCTGTTGTCATTGAGTCTACATTCTCCTATCCAAGCTATGTACATTGCGATGTATATGATTTTTGTATTATCCTGCATAATGCAATTGATAATGCGCTGACTGCTACAAAGAATCTACCTAATGCTTTGATAAGTATTCAATCGACGCAGCATAAATGTACGTATATCTTAACGATGACTAATCCACTCCCAACTTTTGTGAATGAACAAGGTTGCGGGACTGGACTTGGACTTCAAATCATACAAGACATTGCCAATAAATATAACGGGGCTATGCAAATCAACACAAATCATCAAATGTTCGAATTACATATCATGCTCCATTTTCAAGCACAATCATAA
- a CDS encoding LytR/AlgR family response regulator transcription factor yields the protein MNIWICDDEKAITNAIATKIKVRYPNVQIKQFHNGFDLLNQEGSFDVLFLDIEMPDIKGIVVAEKLRARQHVNPIIFVTAFEQYVFQAFDVQAFHYLLKPFDTKKLYEVLHTALNNRSSQLIDLPYLVIKSGFDLQKVFYHEIHYIEVLGRKLTVHIENGSYTFIGRLKQYEENLGNSFYRINRSYLVNLDYIASYTKQQIILDNGTILPLSQKKYTQFLQAYMHYIHHKGYLHT from the coding sequence TTGAATATTTGGATATGCGATGATGAGAAAGCTATAACGAACGCAATTGCAACTAAAATTAAAGTGCGTTACCCTAACGTACAAATTAAACAATTCCACAATGGGTTTGACTTACTAAACCAAGAAGGCTCTTTTGATGTATTATTTTTAGATATTGAAATGCCTGATATAAAAGGTATAGTCGTAGCTGAAAAATTAAGAGCACGCCAGCATGTAAACCCGATTATTTTTGTAACAGCATTCGAACAATATGTTTTTCAGGCATTTGACGTGCAAGCATTTCACTATTTATTAAAACCTTTTGACACGAAAAAATTGTATGAGGTATTACATACAGCACTTAACAATCGTTCTAGTCAGTTGATTGACTTGCCTTATCTCGTTATTAAATCCGGTTTTGACTTACAAAAAGTTTTTTACCACGAAATTCATTACATTGAAGTTTTGGGTCGTAAACTAACAGTACATATAGAAAATGGCTCATACACATTTATAGGGCGACTTAAACAGTACGAAGAAAATCTCGGCAATAGCTTTTACCGAATCAACCGCTCTTATTTAGTCAACCTTGACTATATTGCCAGCTATACTAAGCAACAAATCATATTAGATAATGGAACGATATTACCTCTTTCGCAAAAGAAATATACACAATTCCTTCAAGCTTATATGCATTACATCCATCATAAAGGATACCTACATACATGA
- a CDS encoding GNAT family N-acetyltransferase gives MKIEKGTNCHIEEIESLYNELNDYLDAHINYPGWKKGIYPIKETAIKGIQEGNLYVLKDGSHIAGTVILRREQEMAYSKVDWKIHLDAEDILVIHTFAVHPAYLKKGIGTKIMDFIIEHSKAMNIKAIRLDVYEKNQPAINLYKKYDFAYIDTVDLGYSEYGLEKFELYQKLL, from the coding sequence ATGAAGATAGAAAAGGGAACGAATTGTCATATAGAAGAAATAGAGTCTTTATATAATGAGTTAAACGACTACCTTGATGCCCATATTAATTATCCTGGATGGAAAAAAGGAATATATCCTATAAAAGAAACGGCAATTAAGGGCATACAGGAAGGTAATTTATATGTGCTGAAAGATGGAAGTCATATTGCAGGGACGGTTATTTTAAGACGTGAACAGGAAATGGCTTATTCGAAAGTGGATTGGAAAATACATTTAGATGCTGAAGACATCTTGGTTATACATACTTTTGCCGTACATCCGGCTTATCTAAAAAAGGGCATTGGCACAAAAATTATGGATTTTATTATTGAGCATAGTAAAGCCATGAATATTAAGGCCATTCGCTTGGATGTATATGAAAAAAATCAACCTGCTATCAACCTCTATAAAAAATATGATTTTGCGTATATTGATACAGTTGATTTAGGTTATAGTGAATATGGTTTAGAGAAATTTGAACTGTATCAAAAGTTACTATAA
- a CDS encoding DUF421 domain-containing protein, translating to MTYMNIGLKLFFGLIALLLVTRLLGKKEISQLTPFDFVYSIVLGGILEESIYDNKISALHVWFAVAVWGMLLFIIENLSKRSNKFRVLLKGETSILIRDGEFNLKELQANHLEMEQLRIMLRQQGVFSLREVCDLYLEPGGTVSLKKYAEFDTVTPAMLHLKTKDDTMNFLFVDEGEINEEILRYTGKSKEWLYDELRKEGFPTIQDILYAEWSQTDGFFIKTYTNNKEGIRKGN from the coding sequence ATGACGTATATGAATATTGGATTGAAGTTATTTTTCGGGTTAATTGCTTTATTACTTGTGACACGTTTGTTGGGCAAAAAAGAAATATCACAGCTTACCCCCTTTGACTTTGTATATTCCATTGTTCTTGGCGGTATATTGGAAGAAAGCATCTATGATAACAAAATTTCAGCTCTTCATGTATGGTTCGCGGTTGCCGTTTGGGGAATGCTGCTGTTCATCATCGAAAATCTATCGAAACGTTCCAATAAATTTAGAGTTCTTCTAAAGGGCGAAACGTCAATTTTAATTAGAGATGGTGAATTTAACTTAAAAGAACTACAAGCGAATCATCTAGAAATGGAGCAGTTACGGATTATGCTACGACAGCAAGGTGTCTTCTCTCTTCGGGAAGTTTGTGATTTATACTTAGAACCTGGTGGTACGGTTAGTCTAAAAAAATATGCTGAATTTGATACTGTCACACCAGCTATGCTTCATTTAAAAACGAAAGACGACACGATGAACTTCCTATTTGTGGATGAAGGAGAAATTAACGAAGAAATATTAAGGTATACGGGTAAATCCAAAGAATGGTTATATGATGAACTGCGCAAGGAAGGCTTCCCTACAATTCAGGATATTTTGTATGCGGAATGGTCACAGACAGATGGATTTTTCATCAAAACCTATACGAATAACAAAGAAGGTATCCGCAAAGGGAATTAA
- a CDS encoding ATP-binding cassette domain-containing protein, which produces MSHKNKLLDKNIYKNSKLKFISVTLLIIITALLNSQLVTFTEKFIDSLGMSNFKHSLILLLLLSAFSLSTKVAEQVITYIKSLIRLTVESQLNHKFLSILNFNTITELETPTYQNEVNYFRGTLGTLSALPDYYIDLGKNLIFVVAYSYLIFQYNWLVLLILIPLAVPNAIFQNFYAKKLRFYYRDTAEIGRGKESFFQLLLNPQTQKENMVFSNKNFLLQKWSVNNTIGIEKQKALMNTEFKWRFLMHLPNVISIMAVQLVIVTGIMLTNKNSIGDYFAIITAAGFLQSALIGLAEILGKLKETKLVIKDGESFFEKFNENKLDDTALDMNKIENVRLDNLSFTYPNMDKKALEDISLSFKIGENIAIVGENGSGKSTLAKIISALHNIEDGMLFFNGIDINLIKRKTLLEQISIVSQDFVKYPLTVKENILFENDDTNIERLSNLIKKYPMLIPDNLKNNLNAMLGYEFSGGQQLSGGQWQKIAIGRALVKEADVLILDEPTSALDPMTTNNVINLILLERNLLTTILVTHDLALAKRFDKILCINSGKIVGFGTHYELIRENSFYKELNNDKKEERLDVTV; this is translated from the coding sequence TTGAGTCACAAAAATAAATTATTAGACAAAAATATTTATAAAAATTCAAAACTAAAATTTATTTCCGTCACTTTACTGATCATCATTACCGCTCTTTTAAATAGCCAACTGGTAACTTTCACTGAAAAATTTATAGATTCATTGGGTATGTCAAACTTTAAACATTCACTAATTTTACTTCTGTTACTCAGTGCATTCTCATTATCAACTAAAGTAGCGGAGCAGGTAATTACATATATTAAATCACTAATCCGATTAACAGTAGAATCCCAGTTAAACCATAAGTTTTTAAGTATACTTAACTTTAATACGATAACCGAACTTGAGACCCCCACTTATCAAAACGAAGTTAATTATTTTAGAGGGACATTGGGAACATTATCTGCTCTCCCCGATTATTATATTGATCTAGGGAAAAATTTAATTTTCGTTGTTGCATACTCATATCTTATTTTCCAATATAACTGGCTAGTTTTATTGATATTAATCCCATTAGCTGTGCCAAATGCTATATTTCAAAATTTTTACGCAAAAAAACTACGTTTTTATTACCGAGATACTGCCGAAATAGGTAGAGGTAAAGAAAGTTTTTTTCAGTTACTTTTAAACCCCCAAACTCAGAAGGAAAATATGGTCTTCTCGAATAAAAATTTCTTATTACAGAAATGGTCAGTCAATAATACTATTGGTATAGAAAAACAAAAAGCACTGATGAACACTGAATTTAAATGGCGATTCCTCATGCATTTACCTAATGTTATTTCAATAATGGCTGTTCAGTTAGTTATTGTGACAGGGATTATGCTTACAAATAAAAATTCAATAGGTGATTATTTTGCAATAATCACAGCAGCTGGTTTTCTGCAATCGGCTTTAATTGGCCTAGCTGAAATTTTAGGTAAGTTAAAAGAGACGAAGCTAGTAATAAAAGACGGAGAAAGTTTCTTTGAAAAGTTTAACGAGAATAAGTTGGATGATACAGCACTCGATATGAATAAAATAGAGAATGTTAGACTTGATAATCTCTCGTTTACTTATCCGAATATGGATAAAAAAGCACTAGAAGATATTAGTCTTTCTTTTAAAATAGGAGAAAATATAGCAATTGTAGGGGAAAATGGTTCTGGTAAATCTACTCTAGCTAAGATAATCTCTGCTCTTCATAATATAGAGGATGGTATGCTCTTTTTTAATGGAATAGACATTAATTTAATAAAAAGAAAAACTCTATTAGAGCAAATATCTATTGTTAGTCAGGATTTTGTTAAATACCCACTTACGGTTAAGGAAAATATTCTCTTTGAAAATGATGATACAAATATTGAGAGATTATCAAACTTAATCAAAAAATATCCTATGCTTATACCAGATAATTTGAAAAATAATTTAAATGCTATGTTAGGATATGAATTTTCAGGAGGGCAGCAGCTATCAGGAGGTCAATGGCAAAAAATAGCAATCGGCAGAGCGCTCGTCAAAGAGGCTGATGTGCTAATCCTAGATGAACCAACCTCGGCATTAGACCCTATGACAACAAATAATGTTATTAACTTAATTCTATTGGAAAGAAATTTATTAACTACAATACTTGTTACACATGATTTAGCATTAGCGAAAAGATTCGATAAGATATTATGTATAAATAGCGGCAAAATAGTGGGATTTGGAACACACTACGAATTGATTCGAGAAAATTCATTTTACAAAGAATTAAACAATGATAAAAAGGAGGAGAGATTAGATGTTACAGTCTAA
- a CDS encoding MauE/DoxX family redox-associated membrane protein: MINYSINIILGSLFLLAFYAKVISIKDFNLEIIDYKVVPRRLAPIAAVCVLSLELGLFFSFTLSKYYFLSNAVAICLLSIFTIFTYLKKQSKKDSSLKTCTCFGNVKLLNKYPIQRNLLLITVIIVNYSFFSTVQIKIQTKLVVMLSILLIFLIFICIYLVNKKRTTNIVIDFLANQKLNKGLAIFLDYKSDSFSEIDSILSINKQDSIVVFLSGPAWLVKGKEKKWNTRVVLVDSDFISEDFISIIKGKSIQTYNNVSLYLKYN, from the coding sequence ATGATTAACTACTCAATAAATATAATTCTTGGATCATTATTCTTACTTGCTTTTTATGCGAAAGTAATAAGTATTAAAGATTTTAATCTTGAAATAATAGATTATAAGGTAGTCCCCAGGCGCTTGGCTCCTATAGCGGCAGTATGTGTCTTATCATTAGAACTAGGACTATTTTTTTCCTTTACATTAAGTAAGTATTATTTTTTAAGTAATGCAGTAGCAATATGTTTACTTTCTATATTTACAATTTTTACCTATTTAAAAAAACAAAGTAAAAAAGACAGTTCATTAAAAACCTGTACGTGTTTTGGGAATGTGAAATTATTGAATAAATATCCTATACAAAGAAATTTGTTACTCATAACAGTAATTATTGTTAACTATTCTTTTTTTAGTACCGTCCAAATAAAAATTCAAACTAAATTAGTAGTAATGTTAAGTATCCTCTTAATTTTTTTAATTTTTATTTGTATCTACTTAGTTAACAAAAAAAGAACTACAAACATTGTGATAGATTTTTTGGCTAACCAAAAATTGAATAAAGGTTTAGCTATTTTTTTAGATTATAAGTCTGACTCTTTTTCTGAGATTGATTCCATTTTATCAATAAATAAACAAGACTCAATTGTAGTATTTTTAAGTGGTCCAGCATGGTTGGTAAAGGGAAAAGAAAAGAAGTGGAACACTAGAGTAGTATTGGTAGATAGTGATTTTATTTCAGAAGATTTTATTAGTATCATAAAAGGGAAAAGCATACAAACATATAACAATGTATCACTATACCTTAAATACAACTAA